CTAATCTAGGAAGTCCAGAACATAACATTTGTGAAGGTTGCGCATCAAATGATTCATTAAAACAATGCCCCATTTCATCTCCACCTACTAAATATAGATCTGTAGCCGAATATACTCGTTGATATTGATTCACCATTGCTTGATTATTCAAATCCACTTGATGGTCTGTTAACCCAAAGTCTTTTAATGCCCCAGCAGCATGCCATGTTTGAATAACAGTTTGTTGCGCTTTTTTATGGTATGCACCCATAATTAAATAATAAGTATCTATTAGAATTACTTTTGCTGTGCTTAGCGCTTTAATATGTTGAATAACATTTTTATTTCCTGCTTTAATATATGTCACATTTGATAAATGTTGAATATGATGCGCATGCTTGTCTGTCGTGATAACAGTTAATTTGTATCCTTTAGTACTTAATTGTTCAATAATCGGAAGTACATCTTTAGGAAAAGTCATCATAACAACAATATTTTTATTTTTAACTTTTAATCCTCTAAAAAGGACATTCAATATTGCAATGACGATCATATATATTTTTTTGATTAAAACTCTCATTTCATTCACCGGCTTTATTTCGATTTATCTTTATTCATAAATTATAAACGATTCCAAGATTGATAGAAAATAATTCTCTCATAACCCATTGTCCTTAAAATAAAAAGTAGACCAACAATACATCGTCGGTCTACTGTTATACGTCTTTTGACACACTATATTCTTATAAGAAATCAGCAAAGTGATCTCTATATTTTTTATGAAGTATAGAACCTAAAACAAAGAATATGAGAACAATCATGACATTATATAATGCTAATTTCCAGTGATCAATGAAGTACCACTGATGGAATAATATTGCCGCACGGTATGATTCAGCAATAAAGTATACTGGATTGAATAACATAATATGGTGCACAATGCCACTTACACCGTGGTTTTTAGGAATCCATAAAATGGGCGACATATAGAATAATATTCTCATTAATGCCTGCATCGCCATCTGAGTATCTCTCACTAATATACCTAACGTTGATGTAAATAAAGCAACAGACGCCGTTAATAAAAAGGCAAACGGCACATAAATCAATAATTGAATGATATGAATAGATGGGTAAATCCCTCTAAACATACATGCTACGATAATGATGGCAAGTAAACCAATATGTCCATAAAATCTGCTTGTTACAATGTATGTTGGAATAATGGACAATGGGAAATTCATCTTTGCGACTTGATTAAATTTTTGGGATATAGATTTTGTACCCTCGAGTACACCTTGGTTAATAAAGAACCACATGCTAATACCAACGAGTAACCAAAATACAAATGGAATGCCATGTACCGGATTGTTACTTCTGATTCCCAGACCAAACACTAACCAATAAACCATAATTTGTAGCGCTGGGTTCAATAGTTCCCAAGCCATCCCTAAATAGTTACTATGGTTTGAAATTTTAATTTGGAATTGTGCCAGTCGCTGGATTAAATAAAAGTTTTTGATGTGTTCTTTAAATACAGTAACTACTGCTGACATTGAATTAAACCACACTTTCAAACATTTAATGTATATACAATTGATGTTGAGATGGAATCTATCATTTTGAAAACTATTTGTCTTTCAATCCACACTATTCATGTTATGAGTAGAAATTAAGTTAAACAAATACTTTTGAAATGATGATATTCATATCTCAAACTCATTGTTTTTTAATATGTAAATTTGTTTTAATTGAATAAAATATACCAAACTATATAACTTAGTAAAAGATATTAGTTTATTAAATTCTCATCTTATTATACAATCATTTAAGTTATTAAACATAATAAAGCACCTTAAAATGACAATAATATCATTGATTGTCTATAATTAGACAAAGTCTATCGTGTTAGATTAACTTTCACTCAATTTTAAACAAAATCTTCTACTCACTTTACACTAGGTTAATAAATTTAACAACTGATGAGTAGTATATTATAATCTATATAAATGTAATTAAGGAAGGACTAATTATGAGCGTATCGGTAAATATAGAACATGTAACTAAAGAATATCGTATATATAGAACGAATAAAGACCGTATTAAAGATGCCTTAATACCTAAAAATAAAAACAAAACATTCTTCGCATTAGATGATGTTTCTCTTCAAGCGCACGAAGGAGATGTGATTGGTCTTGTTGGTATTAACGGTTCAGGGAAATCTACATTAAGCAATATGATTGGCGGATCACTGTCCCCTACATCTGGTAAAATCAACCGCAAAGGTGACGTTAGTGTAATTGCAATCAATGCTGGATTAAATGGCCAATTAACAGGTGTTGAAAATATTGAATTCAAAATGTTATGTATGGGATTCAAACGTAAAGAAATCAAAGAATTAATGCCTCAAGTCATTGAATTTAGTGAATTAGGTGAATTCATATATCAACCTGTAAAAAAATACTCTAGTGGTATGCTTGCAAAACTTGGTTTCTCTATTAACATTACAGTTAACCCTGATATTTTAGTTATTGACGAAGCATTGTCCGTTGGTGACCAAACTTTCACTCAAAAATGTTTAGATAAAATTTATGAATTTAAAGAAGCGAATAAAACCATCTTTTTCGTCAGTCATAATATCCGTCAAGTTAAAGAATTTTGTACGAAAATCGCATGGATTGAAGGCGGTAAACTTAAAGAGTTTGGCGAATTAGATGATGTTTTACCAAATTATGAAAAGTTCTTGAAAGAATTCAAGAAAAAATCGAAAAATGAACAAAAAGCATTTAGAAGAGACTTAGATGCATCTCGATTTATCGTTAAATAATCACCTTAAAACACCAATAAAAAGGCAATCCTGGGTTAATCACTCAACCCAAGATTGCCTTTTTATAAACTTATATTATTAACGTTGTCTTTTTTGTTTAGCAATTTTAAACATAAATTTAGGGATACTCTTTAACCTTCCTAAACGTTTCCAATCAATTAATAAACGATAAATCCATTCTATATTTAACTTCCTAAAGAATTTGGGCGCTCTTTTTTTGGCGCCACTAAACACTTCAAATGAACCACCAACACCCATCATTACGGTATGTTGAAATGCTTTACTATGGTGAGCAATCCACTTTTCTTGTTTAGGATAACCCATACCAACAAATATATAATCCGGATTAAATGTCTCTATACGCTTAATGACCGTTTCATCTTCTAAATTAATGTAACCATGATGATGTGCAAATGTCACGCGTGGATATTTAGCTTTTAATTGTTGCTCTGCCTTTTCAATAATTTCATTCTTTGATCCTAAAATAAACACCTTTTGTTGGTTTACATGTGCCATTTTCAGACATTCTTCTAATAATTCTATACCTGGAATCCTTTGTGGTAACGGTTGTTTTAATCGTTTTGATGCTTTCACGACACCTGTACCATCAGCGATGACGTAATCAGCACTATTGATGAGTTGTTGATAGTCATGATTTTCTGATGCATAGTCAACAATTTCAGGGTTAGCCGTAACTATAAATAAATTATCTGTCGTCTGTGCCATAAAAAATGTTTTAATATTTTCAACCATTTGCAACATCGTAGTATGGTCAAAATTCACGCCTAATATATCAACCTTTTTATTATTGTGCTGACCTTTTAATGTCATAAAATAAATCTCCTATCCTACTTGATCAGTCATCTCAACTGATATATCAAGTTATATCAAATCTAGTCATTGTTTTAATTTTCACCAAAATGTACGATTATTTTAACACATCAACGTTCATCAAGATATGATTATCCAAAAAACCTTCATCACTCGTACAATTTACGCCTTAAGTCTAAAGGATAATTTTTAGATATTAACGTATAATAGATAATAACTTACAAAATCAGTGTGACTTTGAGTCGATTGATTAATTTTAATTACGGAGCCTTAATATGACACAATTCGAATCATTCTTAACCACTCATATTCATTTAAATATGTATATCATATTAGTCATAAGTATCATCTACATTATCGTCCATCAAAACCGCTATAAATCTTACTATCGATACTTTGCAATTATACTTAACTATATCCCAGTATTAACTCATGAATTCGGACATGTACTTTTTAATAAATTATCCGGTGGTCATGCTAAAGATTTAGTTATTGTGACACGGCCGTCTGAAAGAGAAGCTACCTTACAACAGGGCTATGCAATTACTCAATCTAAGAGTTATCTTGGACAATGGTTCACTACATTAGGTGGCTATATCATGCCTCCAATGATGTTATGGATAGGTATTATCACAATATTTTATAATCATCCAAGCTTTTTCATACTCCTGTACTTAGGAATTTTTATTTATTTTCTGATTTTAACATCCCGTAAATTATCACCTATAATAATTATTATTGCTATGACAATGCTCTTGTATTTCCTATTCCAAAGCGATGACTTACTTGTTATTCATCAAATTGTTAGTTCTAGTTATCATTTTATTTTAGGCGTATTACTTGGTGAAGTGCTTCAATCGTCTTGGACAATTTTCAGACTGACATTCCAAAGACCTAAACAAAGTTGGGACGGCAGTACCTTAACTGATATTAGTAAAGTGCCTACAGTCATCTATAGCACAATTTGGATTACAATCAATTTATATACCGTGTACTTATTAATCAAATTACTATTGTTCAAATCTTAAATGATCAACCTACCTTCAAAAAAAGATAATAAAACAGTAAAAAACTTGAGCCCTTCTGAAAAATATGGTGTTAAGATATTTAATCTCAATCACCATATGATACAGTTTAGGGCTCAAGTTTGTGTTGTATTATTTTTCCGCAAAAATATTCATAGCATTTTCATAACTTAAAATTGTAATCACATCATTGCGCTTAATAATGACAACTTTATTCGTGTCATCTTTGGATACAATTTCAACATCATTACCTATAGAAATATCCTTACTTGAAAGATAAACTAACAACTCTGTCTTATCTCTAACGCGTTTAATTGTGACAACATCAGCAGGTTCAAATTCTAGTATTGTCTTTGTATATTTTTCCTTGTAATGATGATCTCTAGGAATCACACCACCATGCGGACACGTTTCTGGATAATTTAAAATATTATCTAAACGTTCAACAAATAAATCTGAAATTCTATGCTCCAAAATTTCAGCCTCTTGATGCACTTCTTCCCAATTATATTTCAAAATTTCTATTAAAAATAATTCAAGTAACCGATGTCTTTTAATGATATCTAAAGTGTGATTTAAACCTTCTTCTGTTAATTTAACACCTTTATATGGCTTTGTTTCTACATAGCCTGACTTTTCTAATCTCCCGACCATTTCACTAACTGATGGTGGTTTTATATTTAAAAATTGAGATAATTTTTTATTTGATACGAAGGATACATCGCCGTCATTCGTTAATATTGCCTTGAGATAATCCTCTTTTTCTTCAGTTAACATCATTTCACCTCACACATATTCACTTTATTGTATCACGAATCTACTTGACATGTTAAAACTTCTCGGTTTATTATAAAATAAATTAGGTTAACCTAAACTTTTAATTAGGAGGTATTAATATTTGCTTGAAGTTAGTAATTTAAATCTTTTTTTAGGTAATAAGCATATTTTAAAAGATATTGGTTTTAAAATTCCTATTACTGGTGAAATGATAGGTATTATGGGGCCTAATGGTGCTGGAAAGTCTTCTTTACTGAAGTCATTAATAGGAGATTTCCAAGCAACTGGCACACAATTACTTTATCAACGTCCGATACATACTCAATTGAAATACATGACATACATACCTCAAAAATCAAATATTGATTTGGATTTTCCGATCAATGTGGAAAAAGTGATTCTCTCAGGATGTTATGGCGACATCGGTTGGTTTAATCAACCTAGACATGAGACCAAAATTCAATTGAATCAATTATTAGATGATTTAGACTTAAAATCTTTAAAACGAAAACAGATTTCTGCATTAAGTGGTGGTCAACTTCAGCGTGTACTTGTTGCACGCGCACTCATGTCTAAAAGTCAACTTTATTTATTCGACGAACCTTTTGTCGGCATTGACTTTAAAAGCGAGCAACTCATAATGAATAAAATTAGGCAATTAAAATCACAAGGCAAGTTGATTCTCATTGTTCATCATGACTTATCTAAGGCTTCTCAATACTTCGATCGTATTATGTTGCTCAATCAAACGCTTCGTTATTTTGGTGATGCTGAAGATGCAATGAATAATGACACACTATTAAATGACACATTTATGTCTCAGACTAGTCATATTGATGCATCTTCGAAAGGAAGTGCCTAAATATGCATGACTTTTTCACACATCTTTTAAATTATCAATTTTTAAATAGAGCACTAATCATTTCAATGATCGTTGGTGTTGTCTGTGGCACTGTAGGTAGCCTAATTGTATTAAGAGGATTATCACTGATGGGCGATGCGATGAGTCATGCTGTATTACCAGGAGTAGCATTATCATTCTTATTTGGAATACCAATGTTTATTGGCGCGTTAATAACTGGAATGATTGCAAGTATGTTAATCGGATTTATTACTTCTAAGAGTAAAACAAAGCCAGATGCAGCTATAGGCATTAGCTTTACGGCATTCCTTGCACTAGGTGTCATTTTAATCAGTGTCATCAATAGTACGACTGACTTATACCATATTTTATTCGGTAATTTACTCGCCATCACACATACAACGTTTTGGACTACCGTGATCATCGGACTATTTGTACTAAGTCTCATCATTATATTCTATCGACCTTTAATGATTTCTACGTTTGATAACACATTTAGTAGAATGAATGGTTTAAATACTAAGCTAATACATTATTTTGTCATGCTACTCCTTGCATTAGTAACGGTTGCAAGTATCCAAACCGTAGGCATTATTTTAGTCGTTGCACTCCTAGTCACACCCGCTTCAACTGCCTTTCTTATTTGCAAGAATTTATATGGCATGATGGCAGTCGCAAGCTTCATTGGTGTAATCAGTTCAATTATCGGACTTTATTTCAGTTACATATATAACGTACCAAGTGGTGCAGCTATTGTACTTTGCACATTTGCGATTTACGTTATCACATTAGGTATCACAACATTTAAAAATAAACAGAGAAGAGGCGTAATTTAAATGAAGAAAATCATTCCCTTATTGCTAGCCATTTTTATCGTCTTGGTTGGTTGCAGTCAATCTAATGGAGATAAACAACAAGCTGACAGTCATAAATTAAAAGTTGTCACAACTAATTCTATCCTTTATGACATGGTAAAAAATGTCGGTGGCGATCATGTTGACGTCCATAGCATTGTTCCTGTTGGACAAGATCCACATGAATATGAAGTCAAACCTAAGGATATTAAAAAGTTAACAGATGCAGATGTTATATTTTATAACGGATTAAATTTAGAAACTGGTAATGGCTGGTTCAAGAAAGCATTAGAACAAGCCGGCAAATCGATGGATGATAAAAAAGTCATCGCCGTTTCTAAAGATGTTAAACCTATATATCTAAACGGAGAAGAAGGCAACAAAGATAAATTAGATCCTCACGCATGGTTAAGTATTGAAAATGGTATTAAGTATGTCAAAACGATTCAAGATAGTTTAAACAAATATGATTCATCAAATCAAAAAGATTATAAACATCAAGGAAATCAATACTTATCTAAATTAGAAAAACTTAATAAAGAAAGTAAAGACAAATTTAATGATATTCCAAAAGAACGACGTGCCATGATTACTAGTGAAGGTGCATTTAAATACTTTGCAAAGCAATATGATGTGAAGCCTGGATATATTTGGGAAATCAACACAGAAAAACAAGGTACACCTTCACAAATGAGACACGCTATTCAATTTGTAAAAGAGCATCAGATTAAACATCTATTAGTCGAAACAAGTGTAGATAAAAAAGCGATGGAAAGCTTATCCGAAGAAACACATAAAGATATATACGGAGAAGTATTTACTGATTCAATTGGTAAAAAAGGCTCAAAAGGTGATTCTTATTATAAAATGATGAAATCTAATATCGATACAATACATGGTAGCATGAAATAATGCTACTTGCGTAACTACCGCAACAACTTAATAGAACCGATGGCTGAGTGAATAAGATATAACTTGAATCACACTCAGCCACCCTATTAAGTCTTTATGTTATAACTAATAGTCTCATATCGTGCGTGAAGTTTTATATTATCCTCCTAAAATATAAAATCGTTCTCTCACGCACGGTATGGTGGTGTTAGTCTATCTCATCTCATTTATGTAGTGGGCTTATACATTATCTTAACTCCCCAATGGTAAAGGTATCATTTCATCCCCCTTTACCAAATCGTTTTAAACTGACAAGATATCATAAAGTGGCTTGAAATACGTTCCCTTTTCAAACCATATATCTGTCAAAGTTATAAAATCATCCCTATAACATTGAGATTGAATTGGGTTTCACTATAGGACGCTGTTGAACAGGTTGTATAGAACCCATGCACTGATGGTTCAATCTCAAATGATTCAACATTTATGGCCTATTCTCTCCATAAATGTCGGTCGTAGAACTTATATTTCACCCGATGAGTTTTACGAGTGTCTGCTTTATATACAGGAAAAAGCTCGTGAGGTCTTACCTCACGAGCTTTCCTATTTATAATATGATTATGTCATACTATCCACAATAACCATCTCATCATAATTAATTGATTCTCTAAGTTTTAAAGCTGTACCTTCTGTAATTTCTTCATCTTCAATTAACTCTCTTAAAATACGACGTTGTTCACGTAATGCATTAAGTTTAATACGAGTCAATGTATCCTCACTAGGAGAATTAAAGAAATTGTTTGGTGTTAAGTTATCTATACGCATGAGGTAACCATCACAAATCATACCTACCTCTAACTTGTTATCATTGTTGGCTTCTTGTCCTAATCGTCTTACTACATTATAGTGAACGATTTTGTTGATTTTAACTAATTCTAACAAGTTATCTGTCACGCTTAAAGATGAAGCAGAGTTAATAGTTGTCTTCACGCGTCGTTTTAATAGTGCACCTCTAAATAATACAATTAAACGACGGATTAATGATGCTTGTTTATATACCTGTGTACGTTCAGCATATCGCATGTAGTTCTCAAGTATACTATTTGTGATACTACCGTCATCTACTAACTGTTCAAGCGTTTTTGTTTCCACATTAAACGCAATCTTTTGAAGTCTTTCAAGTTCTTTAGAGTTTTCATCGTCTTTCTCTACCGTTTTCAAGAATGTTAATTTGTCATGATATTCTTTAATGACATTGCCATAACGGTAACTGGTTTCAAAAGTTGATTTTTGATTTAAATAATCAATGACATGTTCCAAAATGTATATTCTTGCTTCTTTGAAGTTCATGCTACCCACTTTCACTTCAGGCGCATTAGCAGTAACAAATGGTAGTAATAATTGTGCCGCAACTAAACTGATGATCACCATACCTGATGCAATAAATAACAAATCATTACGATAATCAAATGCATGATGATCAGCTAAATAATAGGGTAACGTTAATGCGATAGCTAACGAAATCGTTCCATGGACACCACATAACGTCATAATAAGTGCATACAAACTGCGTTTGGGTGGTTTCTCCGTTGTATTATTACCGTCGTCATCTTGGCTAATCATTTTCTGGAATGGACTGACAGCTAAATAGAAATAAGGATATAATACGTAAACCCATAAGAATCTAAATAGATAAACAGCTAATGCTACTAGTACAGTAATAACAATTAAAAACAGTAAATTGTGTGGTTCAGTTTTAATGATGTTAATTACCACTTCTGGTACTAAAAATCCTAATATAGAAAAAACAAAACCATTTAACACATATCCTAAAATATTCCATGTATGGTTATAACTCATTTGCAATCTCGTTCGTGTCTGTGCGATTCTATCTCGTTCAAATCCATGAACGAGTCCTGCCACTACAGCAGCGATAATACCTGATGCATGAAATAACTCTGCAACTAAGTATGTAACAAATGGTGTCAATAACTGTATAAATGTAAACATATTAATGTTTTCAATACCACGGCGCATTAATGTTAATCTAAACCGAACTAAAGCCATTCCAATGAGTAACCCTACGATGGCCCCACCTAACGAAGCAACTAAAAACTGTTCCACGGATTCCATAATAGAAAATGTACCTGTTACTAATGCACCAACTGCAATTTTAAATGAAATGATACCTGCCGCATCATTTAACAATGACTCGCCCTCTAAAATAGTCATTGCTCCTTTTGGTAATACTTTACCATTCGTAATTGCTTGTACCGCTACTGCATCAGTTGGACATAGAATAGCAGCAATCGCGAAAGCTGCACCCGTAGGTAGTTCAGGCCAAATCCAATGAATGAAAAAACCTACACCAATGACAGTTGTAATGACTAGACCTAACGCCATCATCATCACAGGTTTAATATATTTTCTTAAGTGCACCCGTGAGACATTAACGCCTTCTACAAATAGAAGCGGTGCGATTAATGCAACCATAAATAATTCGGAATCAAAATTAAACTCAACAGGGATAGGAGTAATAAATAACAACATACCTAAAGCGATTTGAATAAACGCTAGTGGTACTTTCGGCATAAACGTATGAACGAAAGAACTAATAATAACGACGCCGATAAATATAAGTAATGTTTCAAATATTTCCAAACTTTCACCTCTTTAATGAATTGTTTTGGAATGAAAATTAAGTAACACGTATAGGAATTGATGTACTCTAGAGGTTAATTAATATAGAAGCAATCCTTAAATAATAAGATTTATCAGATTGTTATATCACAATTGACTTTATTAATATAGATGTTATGAGGAGGGCTCAACTCAGTTATCACAATGTTAGGTTATCCATACATCAATCATTTGAACATGAATTGAAAAGTTAACTAGTATCATCAAATTTTATGATTTTGGAATGTTAAAGTAATGCAATACATTTTTAACTACGTAGTACTCGTTATCCCAAAGTTATACTTTAAAGTTCCAAACACATAAAATATCTTTTTATCCCTTTTCAATAAATTTACTACTTAAATTCATAATTTTCCTTGTACAATATTTTATCACTATTTTGAGTATTACTTAAATAAATCGCACCTTAAACTATCATCTTTTTCTAATACAAATTAAAAACTACCGCACATCCTTCTATACGGATACACGATAGCTTTATTTTACTCATAGCCTTTATTTATTAAGCTTTTGATTCTCTTTATAATATAATTTTTCTCTTCGTTGTTCACGCAATTTAGCACGCGTTTTCAATTCTTCAGGTGAGTTGAATTCATTTTGACTTAACAATATGGAAGACTGTCTTGGTACATCATCTTTTCTATACATGTATGCACCATTTCGATACGCCGCACGTGCGACTAAATGCATGCCTACTGGTGATGTCAAATTAATAAAGATCAGTGATAATAATAACCTAACACTGAAAAATCCTGTATTCACTACAAAATAGATTAACACGCCAACAATCGTTAATAATACTGATAGCGTCGCACTTTTCGTGGAAGCGTGACTTCTCAAAAATACATCTTGGAATTTCACGATGCCGATCGCACTGATTAATGCAATCACACTACCTAGAAAGATGAATATTGAAGAGATGAGACTAACGATTTCTTTTACTGTTTCCATTGAAAACGCGCCCCCCTCCAATAAATCTAGAAATAGACACCGAACTTACAAATGAGATGATGGCTATTAACATGATTGAATCTAGGAATGAAACGGTACCCATAATCACACTCATGACACCAACAATACACATGACAACGGCACTCGTCGCATCGAATGACACGACTCTATCAGCAGTAGTCGGCCCTTTAATTAATCTCAAAAGACAAACCAATAATGCAATACCAAAAATAACCAAAGCTGCAATA
The DNA window shown above is from Staphylococcus sp. M0911 and carries:
- the mnhG2 gene encoding Na+/H+ antiporter Mnh2 subunit G; the protein is METVKEIVSLISSIFIFLGSVIALISAIGIVKFQDVFLRSHASTKSATLSVLLTIVGVLIYFVVNTGFFSVRLLLSLIFINLTSPVGMHLVARAAYRNGAYMYRKDDVPRQSSILLSQNEFNSPEELKTRAKLREQRREKLYYKENQKLNK
- the mnhF2 gene encoding Na+/H+ antiporter Mnh2 subunit F, translated to MIQAMTEFFIIAALVIFGIALLVCLLRLIKGPTTADRVVSFDATSAVVMCIVGVMSVIMGTVSFLDSIMLIAIISFVSSVSISRFIGGGRVFNGNSKRNR